The stretch of DNA TGCCGCCTGGATCATGTGTGTGATGACGGATTGTCCCACCATCCCACCAAAATCCAGGTGCCCAATCGTCTTTGGTTACAACACCCATACCGCCAGCAGGAGGCTTGTCCAATTTAAACCAAAGCGCGATTGTGTGTTCAGCGCCAACCATTAAAGTATCATCGTGCGGAATTTCTACATAATCGTCCGAACCGTCAAGACTTAAAGCCTGGTCAAACTTGCCATCCACCCATTTTGCGCCGCCCTCAATCGTGGCATGATTGTTCTTCCCAGAGGAATCTTCGGCTTCGCCACCGCGCCCTTCATCAAAGAGCCACATCCCAACGCAATCTGCAAAATCAATTTCAGCAGTGCTGTCCCCTACAAACATCAGGCTAACAGCCATTAAGCTGACA from Candidatus Poribacteria bacterium encodes:
- a CDS encoding LamG domain-containing protein — protein: MKILKLLCVSLMAVSLMFVGDSTAEIDFADCVGMWLFDEGRGGEAEDSSGKNNHATIEGGAKWVDGKFDQALSLDGSDDYVEIPHDDTLMVGAEHTIALWFKLDKPPAGGMGVVTKDDWAPGFWWDGGTIRHHTHDPGGTLHFIDAPWKPDTDWHHVAVTWDGDEFGVYLDAVSIGSGITTPNLGRNPLTDKPFLIGIYLATGQHGQWGAFFGGIVDDVVIFNVALDEDDIDTLMTQGLKVAADIEPSGKLATIWGAMKAD